In Cydia splendana chromosome 3, ilCydSple1.2, whole genome shotgun sequence, one DNA window encodes the following:
- the LOC134806648 gene encoding putative histone-lysine N-methyltransferase PRDM6 — protein MEIKLYDRNNKPSHVVDASDGNNSNWMRYVNCARRYSEQNLVAFQYQGELYYRTVKIVPRFTELLVFYGSEFANRLGVDLRRYTKPCDCEYCQAELGTKNEPEKIEKGKTANEKKKDTEINDVSSGQVKLVTKKGPAKANKRKTRNEKKEETQIKDVTKGSHVGKLQEPSPSQTELPMNMDVQEIPPTKPAVNRSSNKTISNANNYKCDQCGKTFDVKSELEKHLHSHITLEKANNLRSRKEFKCKKCNCTFDTRLLLLEHAKSRHGVKYFTCSEFAAVMRRQISHSIKEINSVGGSNDAATVMQLQFTSER, from the exons ATGGAAATTAAA CTGTACGACCGCAACAACAAGCCGAGCCACGTGGTGGACGCGAGCGACGGCAACAACTCCAACTGGATGCGATACGTGAACTGCGCGCGGCGCTACTCCGAGCAGAACCTGGTCGCCTTCCAGTACCAGGGCGAGCTCTACTACAG GACGGTGAAGATCGTGCCGCGCTTCACGGAGCTGCTGGTGTTCTACGGCAGCGAGTTCGCCAACCGGCTCGGCGTCGACCTGCGCCGCTACACCAAGCCCTGCGACTGCGAATACT GTCAAGCTGAACTGGGTACCAAAAATGAACCAGAGAAAATAGAGAAAGGAAAAACGGCAAATGAAAAGAAGAAAGATACAGAAATTAACGATGTTAGTTCAGGACAAGTGAAACTTGTCACCAAAAAAGGACCCGCGAAGGCAAACAAACGTAAAACGCGTAATGAAAAGAAGGAAGAAACCCAGATAAAAGATGTCACAAAAGGTAGTCACGTCGGAAAGTTACAAGAGCCTTCTCCGTCTCAAACAGAATTACCAATGAACATGGATGTACAAGAGATTCCTCCTACAAAACCTGCTGTTAATAGGTCCTCTAACAAAACGATCTCGAATGCGAATAACTACAAATGTGACCAGTGTGGCAAAACATTTGATGTAAAGTCAGAGTTAGAGAAACACCTACATTCTCACATTACATTGGAAAAGGCTAACAACCTAAGGTCAAGGAAGGAATTCAAGTGTAAAAAATGCAATTGCACATTTGATACTCGACTGCTTCTACTGGAGCATGCGAAGAGCCGGCATGGCGTGAAGTACTTCACTTGCTCTGAAT tcgcggcagtaatgcggcgaCAAATATCTCATTCTATCAAGGAAATTAACAGCGTCGGCGGCAGCAacgacgccgcaacagtaatgcagctgcagttcaCATCTGAACGTTAA